One window of Curtobacterium sp. 458 genomic DNA carries:
- a CDS encoding DUF805 domain-containing protein, whose protein sequence is MSDQYPPQNPNGQDPYGQQQHGQQQPYGQQPQYGQPQYGQPAPTGPNGEPPLWAPWYGISFGAAIKRFFKKYVRFDGRASRSEFWWWFLANAIVGIVLYTIYGIGAATSEYRTVSTGYSTSAVMTAPSALFVIGGILLGLWGLATIVPNIALAWRRLHDANFAGPFFFLGLIPFVGGIILLVLYLLPSKPEGARFDQPQRG, encoded by the coding sequence ATGAGTGACCAGTACCCGCCGCAGAACCCGAACGGGCAGGACCCGTACGGCCAGCAGCAGCACGGCCAGCAGCAGCCGTACGGGCAGCAGCCGCAGTACGGCCAGCCGCAGTACGGGCAGCCCGCGCCGACCGGTCCGAACGGCGAGCCGCCGCTGTGGGCGCCGTGGTACGGGATCTCGTTCGGTGCCGCCATCAAGCGGTTCTTCAAGAAGTACGTCCGGTTCGACGGGCGCGCGAGCCGAAGCGAGTTCTGGTGGTGGTTCCTCGCGAACGCGATCGTCGGCATCGTCCTGTACACGATCTACGGGATCGGTGCGGCGACGTCGGAGTACCGGACCGTCTCGACGGGCTACTCCACCAGCGCGGTGATGACCGCTCCGTCGGCGCTGTTCGTCATCGGTGGGATCCTGCTCGGGCTCTGGGGTCTCGCGACGATCGTGCCGAACATCGCCCTCGCGTGGCGCCGACTCCACGACGCGAACTTCGCGGGACCGTTCTTCTTCCTCGGTCTCATCCCGTTCGTCGGCGGCATCATCCTGCTCGTCCTGTACCTGCTCCCCTCGAAGCCCGAGGGCGCGCGATTCGACCAGCCCCAGCGCGGCTGA